A stretch of Blautia liquoris DNA encodes these proteins:
- a CDS encoding LytR/AlgR family response regulator transcription factor, translated as MLKIILCDDDRDSVRKCAKLISGIAEKNQLEVMISCFESGESLLFHYAETPDQIDILYLDIMMNGMNGMEVAHQMRNYGCKAQIVFLTISEEYVYDAFDVNAVRYLLKGATSYKKFESTFLRAAKLAALSEDRLFTFEFDGETGVIPMRQISYFEIWQRRVTIHYGDEKTAKFYGRMEQLEVKLRGDDFVRSHRSFLVHLPYIAKFCRHNLILKTGELVPVGVTYMDSLKREFAEYITRFHVYDSEDIKDE; from the coding sequence ATGTTAAAGATAATTCTATGTGACGATGACAGAGATTCCGTCCGGAAGTGTGCAAAACTCATCTCCGGGATTGCTGAGAAAAACCAATTGGAGGTTATGATTTCCTGCTTTGAAAGTGGGGAATCCTTACTTTTTCACTACGCCGAAACACCGGATCAAATTGATATTCTCTATTTAGATATCATGATGAATGGAATGAATGGAATGGAAGTTGCGCATCAAATGCGGAACTACGGATGCAAGGCTCAGATTGTTTTTTTGACAATCAGTGAAGAATATGTATATGACGCCTTCGATGTGAATGCGGTTCGGTATCTGTTAAAAGGGGCCACGAGTTATAAAAAATTCGAGTCTACTTTTCTTAGGGCGGCAAAGCTGGCTGCATTGTCGGAAGACCGACTGTTTACCTTTGAATTCGACGGTGAGACTGGTGTAATCCCAATGCGTCAGATTTCCTATTTTGAAATCTGGCAAAGACGTGTTACCATACATTACGGTGATGAAAAAACGGCAAAATTCTATGGAAGGATGGAACAATTAGAAGTGAAGCTTCGTGGAGATGATTTCGTACGGTCTCACCGGTCTTTCCTTGTGCATTTACCCTATATTGCAAAGTTTTGTCGCCATAACCTAATTTTAAAGACCGGGGAGCTTGTTCCGGTCGGCGTGACTTATATGGATTCCCTGAAAAGAGAATTTGCAGAGTATATCACACGCTTTCATGTTTATGATTCTGAAGATATTAAGGATGAGTGA
- a CDS encoding AraC family transcriptional regulator — MNNKRINTHEDVLMPDKNIPVRAFYFEYNKPGELFDLHWHEHIEITYVIEGAMDVECEGHLFHTGAGEIIMINPYELHICSHIQVPLRLYCIIFNVEILKSGFFDMSESRYMQPILGKEIIFENSLGRNEQLAGHIVMAVNEMEKEESGYELAIKGNIMEILVILLRQYMVRVLTNSEREMKIKNNSRINNVVDYINHHYMENLTIEQIAEAAYISKFYLCKIFKKTLHQTVIEYLHDVRISHAKELLKETDMSISEVAFAVGFNDFSYFSRVYKRKTGVSPSKTKKQCEVHTTL; from the coding sequence ATGAATAATAAGCGGATCAATACACATGAAGATGTTTTGATGCCGGACAAGAATATACCCGTGAGGGCTTTTTACTTCGAGTATAATAAGCCGGGTGAATTATTCGATTTACACTGGCATGAACATATAGAGATCACCTACGTCATTGAGGGGGCTATGGATGTAGAATGTGAAGGCCATCTGTTTCATACAGGAGCAGGGGAAATTATCATGATAAATCCTTATGAGCTTCACATTTGTTCCCATATTCAGGTGCCCTTGCGGCTTTACTGTATTATCTTTAATGTAGAAATACTTAAAAGCGGGTTTTTTGATATGTCAGAAAGCAGGTACATGCAGCCGATTCTTGGCAAGGAAATTATATTTGAAAACAGTCTAGGTCGTAACGAACAACTGGCGGGACATATCGTAATGGCTGTTAATGAGATGGAGAAGGAAGAAAGCGGGTACGAATTAGCAATCAAGGGAAATATCATGGAAATCCTGGTTATCTTACTGCGCCAATATATGGTACGTGTACTGACCAATTCGGAACGTGAGATGAAGATAAAGAATAACAGCCGTATCAATAATGTCGTAGATTATATAAATCATCATTATATGGAGAACCTGACCATAGAACAGATAGCGGAAGCAGCCTACATCAGCAAATTCTATTTATGTAAGATCTTTAAGAAGACCTTACATCAGACTGTGATAGAATATCTGCACGACGTGCGCATCAGTCATGCGAAAGAGCTGCTTAAAGAAACTGATATGAGTATCAGTGAGGTGGCATTTGCTGTTGGATTCAATGATTTTAGCTATTTTAGCAGGGTTTATAAACGCAAAACCGGAGTTTCTCCATCTAAGACAAAAAAACAATGTGAGGTGCATACAACTTTGTAG
- a CDS encoding class C sortase: MKKRILHILCGRTIFLVVFFIGLLTFLYPLISSNINHRSQTQVISNYDEKMDRMEEGERQRQREEAVRYNAYVKDLEGSRSETITPREKEAMERVNIEMKNIGEVLGYVEIPRIDIELPIYYGESDEILSRGAGLMPKTSLPVGGDSTHCVISAHRGLPSARMFRDLDQMEIKDVFFLHAAQETLAYEVESVRVVLPTDISALEIEEGRDLVTLITCDPYMINSHRMLVRAHRTEYNEGVKAKSQDRKISPLVKYQEYLFVIVFFAILILFIKFIQTRVKKRTYEENWK; encoded by the coding sequence ATGAAAAAAAGAATATTACATATTCTGTGTGGAAGAACAATTTTTCTGGTTGTCTTTTTTATTGGACTGCTGACTTTTCTCTATCCGTTGATTTCCAGCAATATAAACCACAGAAGTCAGACTCAGGTGATTTCGAATTATGACGAGAAGATGGATCGGATGGAGGAAGGGGAAAGGCAAAGACAGCGGGAAGAAGCGGTACGCTATAATGCGTATGTGAAAGATCTTGAAGGCAGCAGATCGGAAACAATTACGCCGCGGGAGAAGGAGGCCATGGAACGTGTCAACATTGAAATGAAAAATATTGGTGAAGTACTGGGATATGTTGAGATTCCCAGGATTGATATAGAATTGCCGATTTACTATGGAGAATCCGACGAGATCCTGAGTCGGGGGGCAGGGCTGATGCCGAAAACTTCACTTCCGGTCGGGGGGGATAGCACGCACTGTGTAATCAGTGCACACCGCGGACTCCCATCGGCAAGGATGTTTCGCGATCTGGATCAGATGGAGATCAAAGATGTGTTTTTCTTACATGCCGCTCAAGAGACACTGGCATACGAAGTAGAGAGTGTCCGCGTGGTTTTGCCAACGGACATCTCAGCGCTGGAGATTGAAGAAGGCCGTGATCTGGTAACCTTGATCACCTGTGATCCCTATATGATTAACAGCCATCGAATGCTGGTTCGCGCCCACCGAACCGAATATAACGAAGGCGTAAAAGCAAAAAGTCAGGACAGAAAGATTTCGCCACTCGTCAAGTATCAGGAATATCTGTTTGTCATCGTTTTTTTTGCAATTCTGATACTTTTTATAAAATTCATTCAAACAAGAGTAAAGAAAAGAACCTATGAAGAAAATTGGAAATAA
- a CDS encoding uroporphyrinogen decarboxylase family protein produces the protein MNSYERVMNRLAGKPVDYLPNLSLTMMFAAKEAGVSFGEFCSDYRKLSEGALRCHEKYGIDMVCVISDPMRETEGFGTEVVIPSENVPYPKVRRIKNIEDIDTLKVIEPFQCRRMNDRVEAVRFLKERVQNDIPVIGWIEGAFAESCDLMGMQEFFMNLMEEPDAMNQLMDICMEQGLRFARAQIEAGAEIIGIGDAASSLIGPSLYEEFALPYQQKLISAVHAMGAKVKLHICGNLNPVLHYVAQTGADIVDLDSMVDMEAAADILPEKSSICGNFNPVQVLYNGTPQLVRSEVERCMGIADKNRSMISPGCEIPRDSASENVLAIHQAIAERGFL, from the coding sequence ATGAATTCATATGAGAGAGTAATGAACCGACTGGCCGGAAAACCGGTTGACTATTTACCCAATTTGAGCCTGACGATGATGTTCGCGGCAAAAGAAGCTGGTGTAAGCTTTGGAGAATTCTGCAGCGATTATCGGAAGTTAAGCGAGGGTGCACTGCGCTGCCATGAAAAATATGGGATCGACATGGTATGTGTGATTTCTGATCCGATGCGTGAAACAGAAGGTTTTGGCACAGAGGTAGTGATTCCCTCAGAGAACGTTCCGTATCCTAAGGTGCGGCGAATCAAAAATATCGAAGATATAGATACGCTCAAGGTCATTGAACCCTTTCAGTGCCGACGTATGAATGACAGAGTCGAGGCCGTTCGCTTTTTAAAGGAGCGGGTGCAAAACGATATTCCGGTCATCGGCTGGATTGAGGGTGCATTCGCAGAAAGCTGTGACTTAATGGGAATGCAGGAATTCTTTATGAACTTGATGGAAGAGCCGGATGCCATGAATCAACTGATGGATATCTGTATGGAACAGGGGCTGCGTTTTGCCCGAGCCCAGATAGAAGCGGGAGCGGAGATCATCGGTATCGGTGATGCCGCCTCCTCTCTGATCGGTCCTTCCCTATATGAAGAGTTTGCATTGCCTTATCAACAGAAACTCATCTCGGCGGTTCATGCCATGGGGGCTAAAGTAAAGCTTCATATCTGCGGTAATCTGAATCCGGTGTTACATTACGTTGCCCAGACCGGAGCAGATATCGTCGATCTGGATTCTATGGTTGACATGGAAGCAGCTGCAGATATTTTGCCTGAAAAGAGTAGTATCTGTGGTAATTTTAATCCTGTCCAGGTACTCTATAACGGAACGCCGCAGCTTGTACGGTCGGAAGTTGAGCGCTGCATGGGCATTGCAGATAAAAACCGCAGCATGATATCCCCAGGTTGTGAGATACCAAGGGACTCCGCTTCGGAAAATGTGTTGGCAATTCATCAGGCCATTGCAGAAAGGGGATTCCTTTGA
- a CDS encoding superoxide dismutase: MYTQYKLPYSYYSLEPYIDAQTIETHYAKHHAVYTKNLNDAVAKAGIEKNIESLLSSLWDISDNSLRQTLRNNGGGFYNHNLYFSTIGPDGGGEPSGAFASLLNDAFGSFSSFQEKLNELAVSRFGSGWAWLSANFDGRLRLSSSPNQDNPLMEDWGYVPILGIDVWEHAYYLKYKNVRANYIKAFYNIINWKSVADNYERIQDSKLT; encoded by the coding sequence ATGTATACACAATATAAATTACCCTATTCCTACTATTCTCTGGAGCCATATATTGATGCACAGACAATAGAAACCCACTACGCCAAACATCATGCTGTCTACACAAAGAATCTGAATGATGCTGTGGCAAAGGCGGGTATTGAAAAAAATATTGAATCCCTATTATCTTCACTGTGGGATATCAGCGACAATTCATTACGTCAGACCCTCCGGAACAATGGAGGTGGATTCTACAATCACAATCTTTACTTTTCCACCATCGGCCCAGACGGCGGCGGGGAGCCTTCCGGTGCATTTGCAAGTCTGCTCAATGATGCGTTTGGAAGTTTTTCATCTTTTCAGGAAAAACTGAATGAGCTGGCTGTCAGTCGATTTGGTTCCGGATGGGCCTGGCTGTCTGCCAATTTTGATGGCAGGCTGAGGCTCTCTTCCAGCCCGAATCAGGACAATCCTCTGATGGAAGACTGGGGATATGTTCCGATTCTTGGGATTGATGTCTGGGAACATGCTTACTATCTGAAATATAAAAATGTCCGTGCCAACTACATAAAAGCATTTTATAATATCATCAACTGGAAGTCTGTAGCGGATAATTATGAGCGCATTCAAGACAGTAAACTGACTTAA
- a CDS encoding SpaH/EbpB family LPXTG-anchored major pilin — MFKKKITGLLCALVVALSAVIPAYADPEVPLTDVVIHKMKVAQGTSLEDHDGEEITDFTGTNLAGAEGLEGVVFEFWQIRDTATDAELDAIGALTNYDAIKSYFDANPGLVGGLTGELDPTDSNGMTTAHFLSEGTYIFAEQNADELNVTEYLGVPFMLSLPVTKANGTENFGIGAKALHVYPKNVVDSPDLELLKVNTENNPIGDATFEIRKWVEDRVDEGGNPLAPGYVKDTSLGNNGSITITDAGLTLQNISAGKYQLVETVAPNGYLLDTRPVSFEVSAGQITATNGPNYTFQDGPLIKIKNEARPSIEKEEDAGGTSQVGETVNWSIKVSVPKDIETYTKFNVTDTIDTRLDFKGTASADGFQVKAADGTVLTAGTHYTVNYASNVLTVAFNPASIKDFEGQKITISYATSINDTAVMGSEIPNDAKLNFTNNTGTDTEDDPQGPVEPPTIPTVWTGGAQFKKVDGKDNTIMLPGAEFKISKNATGTDLLKWTQALIDANDTSKFVTPVVGADVVMKSQSDGVFEIKGLKGGYYWLVETKAPSLNGSQYNLLKTPESFSITKESYNGEIFIKVENNKGLQIPQTGGIGSLILTVGGITMMIVAAYFLKKGKRTNAD, encoded by the coding sequence ATGTTCAAGAAGAAAATAACGGGGTTGTTATGTGCTTTGGTGGTGGCCTTAAGTGCAGTGATTCCGGCATATGCTGACCCAGAGGTACCACTTACAGACGTGGTCATTCACAAGATGAAGGTAGCACAAGGAACCTCCTTGGAAGATCATGACGGCGAGGAAATCACTGATTTTACCGGAACCAATCTGGCCGGTGCCGAAGGGCTGGAAGGGGTTGTCTTTGAATTTTGGCAGATAAGAGACACAGCTACCGATGCAGAATTGGATGCTATTGGTGCACTTACAAACTATGATGCAATAAAAAGTTACTTTGATGCCAACCCAGGTCTGGTTGGAGGACTTACCGGAGAGCTTGACCCGACGGATTCGAACGGTATGACAACAGCACATTTTCTATCAGAAGGAACGTATATATTCGCTGAGCAAAATGCGGATGAGCTGAACGTAACAGAATATTTAGGGGTTCCGTTCATGCTGTCACTTCCGGTTACAAAGGCAAATGGTACAGAGAATTTTGGAATTGGTGCTAAGGCACTCCATGTATATCCTAAGAACGTGGTGGATTCCCCGGATCTGGAGCTTTTAAAAGTGAACACGGAGAATAACCCCATCGGTGATGCAACATTTGAAATCCGGAAATGGGTCGAAGATAGAGTGGATGAGGGCGGAAATCCGCTTGCCCCTGGCTATGTAAAGGACACTTCTCTTGGCAATAACGGATCCATCACAATTACGGATGCCGGACTGACGCTGCAAAATATCTCGGCGGGAAAATACCAGTTGGTGGAGACTGTGGCACCAAATGGCTATTTACTGGATACCAGACCTGTGTCCTTTGAAGTGTCCGCAGGTCAGATTACAGCAACGAATGGTCCCAATTATACATTTCAAGATGGTCCTTTGATTAAAATCAAGAATGAAGCAAGACCATCGATTGAAAAAGAAGAAGACGCCGGCGGGACCTCCCAGGTCGGTGAGACCGTTAACTGGTCGATTAAGGTAAGCGTACCAAAAGATATAGAAACTTATACAAAGTTCAATGTCACAGATACGATTGATACTCGTCTTGATTTTAAGGGAACTGCTTCAGCAGACGGATTTCAGGTGAAAGCGGCTGACGGCACCGTCTTAACAGCGGGAACACATTATACGGTAAACTATGCATCCAATGTCTTGACGGTTGCGTTTAACCCTGCTTCGATCAAGGATTTTGAAGGGCAGAAGATTACAATTTCCTATGCAACCAGCATTAATGATACAGCGGTTATGGGTTCGGAGATTCCGAATGATGCAAAGCTGAACTTTACAAACAACACAGGAACGGACACAGAGGACGATCCCCAGGGTCCGGTGGAGCCGCCGACAATTCCAACGGTCTGGACCGGTGGCGCACAGTTTAAAAAGGTAGATGGCAAGGATAATACGATTATGCTGCCCGGCGCTGAGTTTAAGATTTCAAAAAATGCAACGGGTACTGATTTGTTAAAATGGACACAGGCTTTGATTGATGCAAATGACACATCGAAATTTGTAACCCCTGTTGTCGGTGCGGATGTTGTCATGAAATCCCAAAGTGATGGTGTTTTTGAAATTAAAGGTTTAAAGGGGGGATACTATTGGCTGGTAGAGACAAAGGCACCAAGCCTGAACGGTTCACAGTATAATCTGTTAAAAACTCCGGAATCCTTCTCAATTACCAAGGAAAGTTATAATGGGGAAATCTTTATAAAAGTTGAGAATAACAAAGGGCTTCAGATTCCTCAGACCGGCGGAATCGGATCGCTCATCCTTACCGTCGGAGGTATTACGATGATGATTGTGGCGGCGTACTTCCTGAAAAAAGGAAAGCGTACAAACGCAGATTAA
- a CDS encoding class C sortase yields MKKIGNKVWRIFLVLFFIAGASVVLYPVISNAINQKNQTVVISNYEEELKKLSEEEKEKKLQAARKYNQQLSDSNLTIQDPFSGETTQNNQSFLNIGEILAYIEIPQIDVFLPIYDGMSEAILQVGVGWMEGTSMPVGGESSHCVLTGHRGLPEAKLFRDLDKLKKGDVFWVKSLDEKLYYEVYSTEVIKPMDIDKLHIEPGWDLMTLLTCHPYMINNERLLVHARRVDEPSSTELDRISTESGAMNQDKLLVGVIVGGGLLLLLVVRKRRRKSKEDDSR; encoded by the coding sequence ATGAAGAAAATTGGAAATAAAGTATGGCGCATATTTTTAGTTTTGTTTTTTATTGCAGGAGCATCGGTTGTACTGTATCCTGTAATTTCCAATGCAATTAACCAGAAAAATCAAACGGTCGTAATATCGAATTATGAAGAAGAATTAAAAAAACTCTCTGAGGAAGAGAAGGAGAAAAAGCTACAAGCGGCGAGAAAATATAATCAGCAGCTTTCCGATTCCAATCTAACGATTCAAGATCCCTTCTCCGGGGAGACGACGCAAAACAATCAGAGCTTTTTAAATATCGGAGAGATTCTCGCCTATATTGAAATTCCTCAGATTGATGTCTTTTTACCGATTTATGACGGCATGAGTGAAGCGATTTTGCAAGTCGGCGTCGGCTGGATGGAGGGAACGTCTATGCCGGTGGGCGGCGAATCTTCCCATTGCGTACTGACCGGACATCGTGGCCTGCCTGAGGCTAAGTTATTCAGAGATCTCGATAAGCTGAAAAAAGGAGATGTTTTCTGGGTTAAGAGCCTCGATGAAAAACTCTATTATGAGGTTTATAGCACGGAGGTGATTAAACCAATGGATATTGACAAGCTTCATATTGAACCGGGCTGGGATCTTATGACGCTGTTGACATGCCATCCGTATATGATAAACAACGAACGACTTCTGGTACATGCCAGACGCGTGGACGAACCGTCAAGCACAGAACTTGACCGGATCTCTACGGAATCAGGGGCAATGAATCAGGACAAGCTTCTTGTGGGAGTAATTGTTGGCGGTGGATTGCTTCTGCTGTTGGTGGTAAGAAAAAGACGCAGAAAGAGTAAGGAAGATGACAGCAGATGA
- a CDS encoding beta-L-arabinofuranosidase domain-containing protein — MSNRIKIGEIKPKGWLETELKENMSGCIGHLDELLPELLVDHDIYGDDRLKGGDKLRKLGRNDNAAPEMQEENKEQFYWWNSESQSNWRDGYVRSAIMLEDQTYIKQTKAYLEKIFSTQENGYLGIYDEKLRFRCTGENGELWAQSSLFRGLLACYEGFQDESILDRICMAADCIMKGYPQEQSHPFDVHEPFAGVGHGLTIVDSFEWLYEITENRAYLEYAVWLYEEYSAYMQSECDIQIPNIRQPFYIFKGHAVHTFEHIRALIIAALEKEEYQILLDQLMQKLPYYLTPSGAPIGDEWIAGRTADATWTGYEFCTLQEMLHTYERMAVKTGDVVWNERIEWLYFNAAEGMKHPTDSSIMYLKTDNCYTADGYKNPDDKKQDWNPRYKYSPTHQDAAVCCVPNSGRITPYYIQSLLHIVEDGYLAAGYGPYVYQGSYDHVPVRIEQTTSYPLDLHTIFYIKTAKPVRFSLHLRLPGWAKQMTVNGKVYENTGAICREIVLDQEWKDEQIEINFEADIRFRTDFQHRTYLTCGPLLYCLELPAKEEVTKEMWVPGFTEKEYHPLNRTLEELAIAREDWPEFKVVSDKAAHRWGELRITGIFTDGQEKKQIDMVPMARTILRKITFLQKR; from the coding sequence TTGAGTAATCGTATTAAAATCGGAGAGATTAAGCCGAAAGGCTGGCTGGAAACAGAACTGAAAGAAAACATGTCCGGATGTATCGGTCATTTGGACGAACTGCTGCCGGAACTGCTTGTAGACCACGATATTTATGGTGATGACCGTCTAAAAGGCGGCGACAAGCTTAGAAAACTGGGGCGTAACGATAATGCAGCACCAGAGATGCAGGAAGAAAATAAGGAGCAGTTTTACTGGTGGAACAGCGAAAGCCAGTCTAACTGGCGGGACGGATATGTCCGTTCTGCGATTATGCTTGAAGATCAGACATATATAAAGCAGACGAAAGCCTATCTTGAAAAAATATTCAGTACCCAGGAGAATGGATATCTGGGGATCTATGATGAAAAATTAAGATTCAGATGCACGGGTGAGAACGGAGAACTATGGGCTCAGTCAAGTTTATTCCGCGGTCTGCTGGCGTGTTATGAAGGGTTTCAGGATGAGTCGATACTGGACAGGATATGCATGGCGGCGGATTGCATTATGAAGGGCTACCCGCAGGAACAGTCGCATCCCTTCGATGTTCACGAACCGTTTGCAGGTGTAGGACATGGACTGACCATCGTAGACTCCTTTGAATGGTTATACGAGATTACAGAAAATAGAGCATATCTAGAGTATGCCGTCTGGTTATACGAAGAGTATTCTGCTTATATGCAGTCGGAGTGTGATATCCAGATCCCGAATATCCGCCAGCCGTTCTATATTTTTAAAGGACATGCGGTACATACATTTGAACATATTCGTGCGTTAATCATCGCTGCTTTGGAAAAAGAAGAATACCAGATATTACTTGATCAGCTGATGCAGAAACTGCCATATTATCTGACACCGTCCGGGGCCCCGATCGGAGATGAGTGGATAGCGGGGAGGACAGCTGACGCCACCTGGACCGGGTATGAGTTTTGTACCTTGCAGGAAATGCTGCACACGTATGAGAGGATGGCTGTAAAAACGGGAGATGTAGTCTGGAATGAACGGATCGAATGGTTGTATTTCAATGCTGCAGAAGGGATGAAACATCCGACTGACAGCTCGATTATGTATCTGAAAACGGATAATTGTTATACCGCAGATGGTTACAAGAATCCGGATGATAAAAAACAGGACTGGAATCCGAGATACAAGTATTCGCCGACTCATCAGGATGCCGCTGTGTGCTGCGTGCCGAATTCAGGCAGAATCACGCCCTATTACATTCAGTCGCTGCTGCATATTGTGGAGGACGGATACCTGGCGGCCGGTTACGGACCTTATGTATATCAGGGCAGTTATGATCATGTTCCAGTAAGAATTGAACAGACTACAAGCTATCCCCTCGACCTGCATACCATATTTTATATCAAGACAGCAAAGCCGGTAAGGTTTTCCCTGCATTTACGTTTGCCGGGCTGGGCGAAGCAGATGACGGTAAACGGTAAAGTCTATGAAAATACAGGTGCGATATGTCGTGAAATTGTATTGGATCAGGAGTGGAAAGATGAACAGATTGAAATAAACTTTGAAGCAGATATCCGGTTTCGTACAGATTTTCAGCATCGTACATATCTCACCTGCGGGCCCTTGCTGTATTGTCTGGAACTGCCAGCAAAAGAAGAAGTGACAAAGGAAATGTGGGTGCCAGGTTTCACAGAAAAAGAATACCATCCGCTCAACAGGACTCTCGAGGAACTGGCGATTGCAAGAGAAGATTGGCCGGAATTTAAAGTGGTTTCCGATAAGGCGGCACACAGATGGGGGGAATTGAGAATCACCGGGATTTTTACCGATGGGCAGGAGAAAAAGCAGATAGACATGGTGCCGATGGCTCGAACGATTTTAAGAAAGATCACGTTTTTACAAAAGAGATGA
- a CDS encoding class C sortase, which yields MKKKRQRMIGWSLLILGIGMFCYPQIAKYLSAQNDSILVSSYRESVTTMPEDEKKEAIRDIQKIEKEFEENTKKDFQQDLQWDKSNDIFAVLELPSLKMELPIYLGATEENLGRGIAVIQGTSLPMGGIGTHCVLAGHSGFANHEWFSKISHLDFGDVFYIHNLEGTLSYKVNKKEVIDETDTGKLQIQEDKDLVTLLTCTYLVSGEKKRLIVTGERV from the coding sequence ATGAAAAAGAAGAGACAACGAATGATCGGCTGGAGCCTGCTGATATTGGGGATTGGTATGTTTTGCTATCCGCAGATTGCAAAATATCTGAGCGCACAAAATGACAGTATACTGGTTTCCAGTTATCGGGAATCTGTTACGACAATGCCAGAAGACGAGAAAAAAGAGGCAATTCGAGATATACAGAAGATAGAAAAAGAGTTCGAAGAAAATACAAAAAAAGACTTCCAACAGGATCTGCAGTGGGACAAGTCAAATGATATTTTTGCAGTGCTTGAACTGCCTTCCCTGAAGATGGAACTGCCCATATACCTTGGCGCGACAGAAGAGAACTTAGGGCGTGGGATTGCGGTCATTCAAGGGACATCACTTCCCATGGGCGGAATTGGAACCCATTGTGTTCTGGCGGGACATTCCGGCTTTGCAAACCATGAATGGTTTAGTAAAATTAGTCATTTAGATTTTGGGGATGTATTTTACATCCATAATTTAGAGGGAACTCTTTCCTATAAGGTGAACAAAAAAGAAGTCATCGATGAGACGGATACCGGAAAACTGCAGATACAAGAAGATAAGGATCTGGTTACGTTACTGACTTGTACTTATCTGGTTAGCGGAGAGAAAAAACGCCTGATTGTGACTGGTGAACGGGTTTGA